A single window of Rhodamnia argentea isolate NSW1041297 chromosome 5, ASM2092103v1, whole genome shotgun sequence DNA harbors:
- the LOC115755178 gene encoding putative serine carboxypeptidase-like 52 produces MAPKSTVGDAWDPSLVNRDPTFLLPPLEIPGPWCRFYDHLYSYTWANDRTVQEALHIRPGTIRTWARCNESLSYTYTVTDVVDYHEELLKRGYRALIYSGDHDMVIPYVGTLAWIDTLNLTISHDWEAWVIDGQVAGYTTLYSYGEAYLTYATVKAGGHTAPSYKPKECFAMVDRWFAYFYL; encoded by the exons ATGGCTCCGAAATCAACGGTGGGCGATGCGTGGGACCCGAGCTTAGTCAATCGAGACCCTACATTTCTTCTTCCCCCGTTGGAAATTCCTGGTCCCTGGTGCCGG TTCTATGACCATCTATACTCCTACACTTGGGCTAACGATAGAACTGTTCAAGAGGCTCTCCACATTCGGCCG GGAACAATTAGAACGTGGGCGAGGTGCAATGAGAGCTTGTCTTACACATACACGGTCACGGATGTCGTTGACTATCACGAAGAGCTCTTGAAGAGGGGATATCGAGCGCTTATTTATAG CGGCGATCACGACATGGTCATCCCCTATGTGGGAACGCTCGCCTGGATCGACACGCTAAATCTGACGATATCTCACGATTGGGAAGCGTGGGTCATCGATGGACAAGTTGCCGG ATACACCACGTTGTATTCTTACGGAGAAGCCTATCTTACATATGCAACCGTCA AGGCAGGAGGACACACAGCTCCATCGTACAAGCCTAAAGAATGCTTCGCCATGGTTGATAGGTGGTTTGCTTATTTTTACCTCTAA